A DNA window from Rhipicephalus sanguineus isolate Rsan-2018 chromosome 8, BIME_Rsan_1.4, whole genome shotgun sequence contains the following coding sequences:
- the LOC119403340 gene encoding uncharacterized protein LOC119403340, whose amino-acid sequence MALSVLEELLVHVERVCAEDLQCLDEENVAWIPRLGILQPTLAFREIRRVLYASYTVSMRLERVAWLYCWLLPRRKIRPFSRRPTTLSLRHVCGTYYACLINKFPGPNSPEHTVMFLVLWSGQRFAAAYAGTDDEQLRLTAGIHVALRGESVQLLMGLHADLDVAFSAGRQDVGGTPLFRLGRNLSTVARILGQPDPQQQAVDHSMHTQEQGEDP is encoded by the exons ATGGCATTGAGTGTCCTGGAAGAGCTGTTGGTCCACGTCGAGAGAGTGTGCGCGGAGGATCTTCAATGCCTGGACGAGGAGAACGTGGCCTGGATCCCGCGGCTCGGAATTCTGCAGCCGACGCTAGCCTTCCGGGAAATACGACGCGTCCTCTACGCATCCTACACCGTGTCTATGCGCCTGGAGCGCGTCGCTTGGCTCTACTGTTGGCTGCTGCCGAGGCGAAAGATTCGCCC GTTCAGTCGTCGGCCCACGACGCTCAGCCTGAGGCACGTCTGCGGGACGTACTACGCCTGCCTGATAAACAAGTTCCCGGGTCCGAACTCGCCGGAACACACGGTGATGTTCTTGGTGCTTTGGAGCGGCCAGCGCTTCGCGGCCGCGTACGCCGGAACGGACGACGAACAGCTAAGGCTCACGGCTGGCATCCACGTCGCCCTTCGAGGGGAAAGCGTGCAACTGCTAATGGGCCTCCACGCAGACTTGGACGTCGCGTTTTCTGCGGGTCGTCAAGACGTCGGAGGTACACCCTTATTTCGATTAGGCAGAAACCTCAGTACTGTGGCGCGGATCTTAGGGCAACCCGATCCTCAACAGCAAGCAGTAGACCACAGTATGCACACGCAAGAGCAAG GCGAGGacccatga